The sequence CTTTCCTAAGCAACATTGTGTTCTTTATTTTGTCTAGTGTAAAtgtctggattttttttaaagggcCTAAGATGTTGCACTGATTTTAAAAGCATTGTAGTCCAAAAATGTGGTAAGACATATGCGGATACAGGATATCAGCGCAACAGGTTTATTTCATTCACACTATTTGTGTTGTATACTGGTCTTACTAAATTCTTTTTGAACAGAACGAGCACATATACTAATTAGGAAGGCTAAGGTCTGTACAATGGACCATATGAAAAACTGGTAGCTCGTATAAAAACGGatgaaacgtttttttttattcctaaaTGCAGAATGGAACAGATGATAGATGACGATTGACGGACAAGTCAAAGCTTTGACTAATtactttttagaattatttgttATATATCTGAATCATTGGTTTAGTTGTTGTGGATCAGCTACCATTGATTGCACTTTGGAACTCTTTTCCCCATACAATTCGCTTTACTGCAAATGCTTTTCCTTAGCCTACGTTCTCAGTGATTGAGAAATTGAGATTGCATAACTTATTAATGTACCCAATATTGATCAACGCATTTCAACTTTTCTTTGGCTTGACTTGGAAAGTAACTGGCACATATTTCGTGATGTACACTGGTTTATCGATGTACACGGGAACATGCTTCTCAACATGAACTGGATACGGTTTTGGCACCTTGATGTATTCTTTCTGGACCACTGGAACTTTAACATGCACTGGATAAGGCACTGGGCGGTCAACTTTGTATGTAACCTCTTTTTCAACAATGAAAGGGACCTGTTTCTCCACTATATATGGAACTTTCTTTTCCACTTTGACTGGATATGGAACTTGCACCTTCACGGGAACatctttttgaatttttattgggAATGGGACGGGTACGGTTTGCGTGATGATCAGTTCTTTTTGTTTGTGGCCACCAGCATTGGAGGAATCGTGACCATATCCTCCACTAAGTTTGCTGGAGCTTGATTCATGTCCACCACCAGAATTGTCAGAACTCTCTTCATGACCTCCTCCTGAGTGTCCTGTATTCTGTTCAGTTTTTCCGTCAAAGCCACCCGAAGATTGTTCTTTTCCAAAGCTACTGAAATCATGTCCATGGTCAGCTCCAAAGCTGCTAAATCCTTTTCCGTGTTCTTCATCGAAGCTACCAGAGCTCTCTTGGTGACTCCCGCCACCTAAGCTGTCAGAACTATGATCAAATCCTCCACTTGAGCTTCCAAAACTATGTCCATGTCCTCCTTCAAAGCCACCATATCCTCCAGCACTATGTGCATGTTCGTCAGAGCCTTTTCCAAACCCTCCACCGAAGCCTTCCAGTCCATGTCCGCTATTGAAGCCACCAAATGTTTTCCCGTATCCTCCATCATGACCACTAAATCCATGGTATCCACCAAAACTGCCAAAATGTTTAGAATCCTCTCCACCGCCAAAGCCATGACTTCCACCTGAATCGCCAAAACTGTGTCCATGTCCTTCACTGATAGCCCCATGTCCGTATCCCCCACCAAAATTGAATGACTCCTCTGCTCCTCCATGGCCCTTTTCAAATCCTTCATCACCTGATTGGTGTTCTCCACCGAAACTGGATAGTAACGCATGGTCATATCCCTTATCGGTGTCGCCAGAATAATGCTCATATTCTCCACCGGCACTGGCTGATCCTTCATCCCAGAGACCTCGCTTCTCCTTCTTGGAGGTTCCGTTAACAGCCGCACATGAAGCCGTGGCTAACGCCAAAAACAATACAAAGAACGTCTGAAAAGAACATTAATAAAGTTAACCCAAATTGCATAAATGCTGATCACCATTCACCTTACCTTCATTTTGGACGCTCCTTGCCTAACCAAATAACGCTCCAGTGAGTACGACGACGGTACTGAGACGACAACAGACGAATGCTGCCCTAGGTGACAGGTTCCAGTAGTTTTATAATGATGCACATTGGACGCTTTGCCAAAAACAATCGAAAAGTGCCACCACCGGATAAAATGGGCCAGGTTTTGCAAGTTCTCCCCGCTGCACAGTGGGttaaatccaaataaaatttcatacattttcatgatctATGGGTCAATTCAAAATTACCAAGTAATGAATTGTATTATGTttctttgtttaaaattttattattatttaaaaaaaaacggctgagagatgagccagccgagCACTgtaaatcactataataaagacaataataataatttaaaacaaaaaaaaaaacaaattaacttTGAATTGAGATGAGGAAAATTGTAGTTCTTCAGTGGAATATCCTCACCAGTCGTAAGACAAACTTAGAATATAGGTAAACAATGCGTATCTATATCTtaaacaataattcattcatattaacaAGGCTTAGAACGAACTTTTTTACGAACATAAGATAACGTAATTTCGAACTGCCGGTTCAAATTACAAACCGCCTAATTACCGGGGGTTTAAGGGAGTTGGATTTCGTTCTCTACATAATAGCTCAAAAATTTAGATAAACCACATTATGAATATATGAAGACTCAAAATTATTGACGACAAAACATAATTCAAAATGTTCGCGTGCATGTGAAAATTTGTTCAACGTTTTGCCCGCCGTCTGCTTGCAGGCCTGACGTTGTGCGCTGGGCAGCAAAGCAGAGTGGGCAAACTGTCTGGTTCAATGCACTTTCGTTTTCACGCGGTTGTTTTGGTTTCTTTCAGTTTCAACATTTCCACCGTAGGCTGTTTCCGAGCACGCGGCCCGGCCGGCAAAGCCCGGCTCCCTCGTCGTCGGTTGGATGAAAGCAAGCCAAACGGCTACGCACCTCAGGTGAAGGTCGTTTGACTGTCAGTTACGCTGCGATCGTAACTGGGTTGAACGCCGGGAAAGAGGGAAAACCGTAACTAATTTTGCTTGATCACTGATCGATGCAATAAAAAAAGATGTTTGACGTTTCACGCTGATCGCCGATTTACAATTTTCTTTGACTTGTGTAACGAAGTAATGAGTCATAGATTTGGATCATTTTACTCTACATTTACCAACATTTAGGTGAGGGTTACAATGTCTGCCCAAGTTCCAATTATGTCCACGTTTTTGTTATTAATCATGTGCAACGCATGTCACATTCGCTATGTCAACGAACAAAAAAACAGAATGTTGGTTACACGCTAGAGATTTTCAATAATTGGGCTCTCTTGGCATAGCACGAATATAATGTTGATAAATGTAACACAAACATTTCTTTATATGCATCTATGCGTACATCAGGATATCATCAGACACTAGATTTAGGAGCATCCTGTAAGGTTTGTGACTTCTAGGAATCGCTAGACGTAAACTATACGTAAAAATTGATTTCTCAGGAAAGCTtcttctattgtaaaacaaattcaatattccGATAAAAAGTGTTAGCGTGTGTCTTGTTTGGAGACGGGGACTCTCCCGCATCAAGCAGATTACGAAACTTGATCGCAACCCAGCATGCAGGGTAATTAAATTATTGCTTTCAGCTGGTGAAAAAATCCCATGGAAATCTGAAAGAGCTGTCCGTTGTATCTGAAATTGATTGTTGTCGCGCAAGTTTGGTAACAGTTGATTTTGACGAGTATTGGTTCTGTAAGAGAAACAAATTGAACACCAAACATGACCTGATTACCTGTCTGGATAGTCGCGGGCAACATTCCCGAACTGCTTTGGTCGAAATCATCTagtccagcggttctcaacctggggtacatgtaccccagggggtaccttcaCTGGCTCTAGGAAGTACCTCAAATAAAAATTAGTAATGGCGGAcgaattacaattccaatcgaaatgtatatataaagttttgataattgtgtcctttttttatttcaaaactttgttttggACATAATATGTATgacgttaagaaaattattttgagctttttagtggaatggcttcacttgtcataagacgagattgtactatcccatttaattccaccacttaattgtaccttgacagatacgtatttcgacctcaacagtaaggtcgtctatGACGATTAATGGATCCAATAGAATTctgccctccacaaccagcacagccTTTTCCAAGCTGCTCGAAGGCCTTCTTACAAGAGTTTCGAAGGACTTCTTttaagatgttcagaagccttttttcaaaaggttgGTCAAAGGTCAAAACGcctggaaccctcctttcaagaggcccggaagcctcctttcaagaggcccggaagcctcctttcaagaggcccggaagcctcctttcaagaggcccggaagcctcctttcaagaggcccggaagcctcctttcaagaggcccggaagcctcctttcaagaggcccggcctttcaagaggcctttcaagaggcccggaagcctcctttcaagaggcccggaagcctcctttcaagaggcccggaagcctccttccaagaggcttggaagcctccttccaagaggcttggaagcctccttccaagaggcttggaagcctccttccaagaggcttggaagcctccttccaagaggcttggaagcctccttccaagaggcttggaagcctccttccaagaggcctggaagcctccttccaagaggcctggaagcctccttccaagaggcctggaagcctccttccaagaggcctggaagcctccttccaagaggcttccaagaggcctggaagcctccttccaagaggcctggaagcctccttccaagaggcctggaagcctccttccaagaggcctggaagcctccttccaagaggcctggaagcctccttccaagaggcctggaagcctccttccaagaggcctggaagcctccttccaagaggcctggaagcctccttccaagaggcctggaagcctccttccaagaggcctggaagcctccttccaagaggcctggaagcctccttccaagaggcctggaagcctccttccaagaggcctggaagcctccttccaagaggcctggaagcctccttccaagaggcctggaagcctccttccaagaggcctggaagcctccttccaagaggcctggaagcctccttccaagaggcctggaagcctccttccaagaggcctggaagccccttccaagaggcctggaagcccccttccaagaggcctggaagcccccttccaagaggcctggaagcccccttccaagaggcctggaagcctccttccaagaggcctggaagcctccttccaagaggcctggaagcctccttccaagaggcctggaagcctccttccaagaggcctggaagcctccttccaagaggcctggaagcctccttccaagaggcctggaagcctccttccaagaggcctggaagcctccttccaagaggcctggaagcctccttccaagaggcctggaagcctccttcaacgaggcctggaagcctccttccaagaggcctggaagcctccttccaagaggcctggaagcctccttccaagaggcctggaagcctccttccaagagccctggaagcctccttccaagaggcctggaagcctccttccaagaggcctggaagcctccttccaagaggcctggaagcctccttccaagaggcctggaagcctccttccaagaggcctggaagcctccttccaagaggcctggaagcctccttccaagaggcctggaagcctccttccaagaggcctggaagcctccttccaagaggcctggaagcctccttccaagaggcctggaagcctccttccaagaggcctggaagcctccttccaagaggcctggaagcctccttccaagaggcctggaagcctccttccaagaggcctggaagcctccttccaagaggcctggaagcctccttccaagaggcctggaagcctccttccaagaggcctggaagcctctttccaagaggcctggaagcctccttccaagaggcctggaagcctccttccaagaggcctggaagcctccttccaagaggcctggaagcccccttccaaaaggcctggaagcccccttccaagaggcctggaagcccccttccaagaggcctggaagcccccttccaagaggcctggaagcccccttccaagaggcctggaagcctccttccaagaggcctggaagcctccttccaagaggcctggaagcctccttccaagaggcctggaagcctccttccaagaggcctggaagcctccttccaagaggcctggaagcctccttccaagaggcctggaagcctccttccaagaggcctggaagcctccttccaagaggcctggaagcctctttctaagaggcctggaagcctccttcccagaggcctggaagcctccttccaagaggcctggaagcctccttccaagaggcctggaagcctccttccaagaggcctggaagcctccttccaagaggcctggaagcctccttccaagaggcctggaagcctccttccaagaggcctggaagcctccttccaagaggcctggaagcctccttccaagaagttcggaagccttctttcaagaggctcggcctggaagcctcctgtcaagaggcctggaagcctcctgtcaagaggcctggaagcctcctgtcaagaggcctggaagcctcctgtcaagaggcctggaagcctcctgtcaagaggcctggaagcctcctgtcaagaggcctggaagcctcctgtcaagaggcctggaagcctcctgtcaagaggcctggaggccgcctgtcaagaggcctggaagcctcctgtcaagaggcctggaagcctcctgtcaagaggcctggaagcctcctgtcaagaggcctggaagcctcctgtcaagaggcctggaagcctcctgtcaagaggcctggaagcctcctgtcaagaggcctggaatccTCCATTCAGCGGCCCCCGAAATCTCCTGTCAAGacccccggaagcctcctcccaagaggcctggaagcctcctgtcaagaggcctggaagcctcctgtcaagaggcctggaagcctcctgtcaagaggcctggaagcctcctttcaagaggcctggaagcctccttccaagaggcctggaagcctcctttcaagaggcctggaagcctcctttcaagaggcctggaagcctcctttcaagaggcctggaagcctccttccaagaggcctggaagcctccttccaagaggcctggaagcctccttccaagaggcctggaagcctccttccaagaggcctggaagcctccttccaagaggcctggaagcctccttccaagag comes from Armigeres subalbatus isolate Guangzhou_Male chromosome 2, GZ_Asu_2, whole genome shotgun sequence and encodes:
- the LOC134216793 gene encoding uncharacterized protein LOC134216793 encodes the protein MKTFFVLFLALATASCAAVNGTSKKEKRGLWDEGSASAGGEYEHYSGDTDKGYDHALLSSFGGEHQSGDEGFEKGHGGAEESFNFGGGYGHGAISEGHGHSFGDSGGSHGFGGGEDSKHFGSFGGYHGFSGHDGGYGKTFGGFNSGHGLEGFGGGFGKGSDEHAHSAGGYGGFEGGHGHSFGSSSGGFDHSSDSLGGGSHQESSGSFDEEHGKGFSSFGADHGHDFSSFGKEQSSGGFDGKTEQNTGHSGGGHEESSDNSGGGHESSSSKLSGGYGHDSSNAGGHKQKELIITQTVPVPFPIKIQKDVPVKVQVPYPVKVEKKVPYIVEKQVPFIVEKEVTYKVDRPVPYPVHVKVPVVQKEYIKVPKPYPVHVEKHVPVYIDKPVYITKYVPVTFQVKPKKRPHLSVAISATVAVLTEAKIDFARNVQHEGRAFFILSVVLTIASCAVVNKYSKKGKRGLWDEDSSDEGYEHKLLSSFGADHNHDADGVDEGHGEENSSSPKESDGSEDKYEQSSGKSGGGSHVGGIGGSHGFSSGYSGYGRGVGSFGRYYGSFAGSFGKSLGSSSGGHGLSSGSFGGESEKSIDGGGHEKISNNDDGHKQKETKLVVAKSVPVPYPIKIQKDVPVKVQVPYPVKVEKKTPYVVEKHVPFIVEKEVAFKIDRAVPYPVEVKVPVVKKEYIKVPKPYPVHVEKHVPVYIDKPVYITKYVPVSFKAKPKKY